CGAGCTGCTGAGCCGGTTCCTGCTGGGCGCGCGGAAGCACCTGCAGCCCCGCGGCGAGATCTGGCTGATCCTGTCCGACCTGGCTGAGCACCTTGGTCTGCGCTCTCGGGCGGACCTGCCGGAGCTGATCGGCCGGGCCGGCCTGGAGATCGCCGGCGGGGCGGACGTCGTACCAGCGCAGCCGAGGGCTCAAGCAGCCCGGCGAGGCTTGTCGGATCCGCTGGCGGATGCTCGCGCCAAGGAGGTCACCACGCTCTGGCGACTCGTCGGGACCTGAGAACCGACGTGCACCACTGATCAACGGGACGATTCGCCGTGTTCGGGGCCGGGGCTGAGCGTGGCCGGGCAGCCGGCGGTCGTGTTGATCAGTGGTGCACGTTGGTGCCACCTCGTTGAGCTGGAGCTCGGCCCCAGCGGGAGCACGAGCCGACCAGCCCGGCGACGGCGCGCGGTGCCCGGCACGAGCGACGCCGCTCGGTGGCTCGGGGGCGGCTGGGGGTGGCTCAGGGGCTCGGCAGCTCGGCGAGGTCGGCGGCTTGGCGGCTTGCGGTGGCGTCCGTTGGGGCAGAGGGCGGACGCGCACCACTCATCAACGAGGTCGATCGGCTGTTTTTCGGGTGGGAGCGAGCGTGGCAGGTCGGTCTGTGACGAGGTTAGTGAGTGGTGGAGATTCGGCGGCTTCGTCAAGGGGCGCCTGGTTGGTGCTCGGTGCGATCGACTAACACCGTGGGTGCGTGAATGAGCACCGAACAGGTGTTGGAGTCCGGGGCCTGGGGTGGCTGATGGTCGGGGTATGAGAGTTCACATCGCGATCTGTTACGGGCTGACCGGCGTGCTGAATGCCGTGTGGGGTGCGACGTTGCCGGCGACGGACGCCCGGCTCGATCTGGGGGTTGGGCGGCTCGGCGTACTGCTGATGGCGCTGGCCGTCGGGGCGCTGGTGGCGATGCCGATTGCCGGGCGGGTGGCTGATCGGTGGGATGGGCGGCGGTTGCTCGGGTGGACGCTGCGGGCGGCGGCGCCCGCGCCGCTTTTGGTGGCGCTGGCACCTTCGGGTGAGGTGCTGATAGCTGCCGCGATGGGGTTCGGGGTGCTGTCGGGTGGGCTGAACGTGGCGCTGAGTTTGCAGGCGGTGGCGGTCGAGCGGGCGCTTGGGCGGCCGGTGATGGGTGGGATGCACGGGACGTGGACGTTGGGGGCGGTGCTGGGTGGGGCGCTGGCCACGGCGGGGCTGCGGTTGGGTCTGGGGGTGCAGTTGGTGCTGGTGCTCTTCGCGGGCGTGCTGGTGGTCGCGGGGTTTGCGATCACCAGGAACCTTCCGACCCCGGCCGATCAGCACGGCGCGGACAGGCACGGGGCGGGCGCCGACAGCGGAGAGCGGCCCGGCGGGGATCCGTCGGCCGGGGCTCGGCCCGGCTGGCAGCCGTCCGGCGACGAGCGGCAAATGGGACTGGTCGTGGGGCTGGGCCTCGTCGGGGCGGCGGCGTTTCTGACCGAGGGGGCTGCGACCGACTGGGCCGGTGTCCATGCGACCCGGGTGCTGGGCGCGGATCCGGCGGTCGGGTCGCTCGTCTACACCGCGTTCTTCGTCGCGATGACGGTCGTCCGGTTCGTCGGGGATCCGGTGCGGGCGCGGCTCGGGGCAACAGCGACCATCCGGTACGCCGGGGCGACGGCGACCGCCGGGTACGGACTGGTGCTGTTGTCGAGTGTGATCGAGACGGCCCGCGTCGGTACGGCGATGGCCGGGTGGATCCTGGCCGGTGCGGGGATGGCCGTCGTGTGGCCGGTGGTCGTGAGCGCGCTCGGGGCCTCCGGGGCGTCCGGGCGGCGGCTGTCGATGGTGACGACGATCAGCTACGGCGGTGGGCTGGTCGGGCCGGCGCTGATCGGGGCCGTCGCCGGGCAGGCGGGGCTTCCGGTGGCCTTGCTGATCCCGGGGGTGCTCGCGGTGGTGGTGGCGGGCGCGGCTCCCGTCGTACTGGCTCGGTGTCTGGTAGCCGGGGACCGGGCTGCGGAGGGTGGTTCGAGAGGTGGCGGCTCTGACGCGGAGGGCTGTGATGAGACTGGGAGACCTCCGGCGTGGGTGCGGGGCCGGAGTATGTGAAGCTGGAGGCGACCGGCGCGTCCTGTGTGAACGGCGACGGACCGGGAACAGGTTAGGAACCACGCCGCCCCGCGGGGTGACTTGACCTCAACCGTGGTTGAAGTTTCAAGCTGGTGTAGCTGAGACAGGACATCGGAGATACCGGCCCCCGCGCGGGCCCTGACGAAGGAGCAGAGTTGACCACGTACACGCTTCCCGAGCTTTCCTACGACTACGGCGCACTGGCGCCGCACATCGCCGGGGAGATCATGGAGCTGCACCACTCCAAGCACCACGCCACCTACGTGAAGGGTCTCAACGACACGCTCGAGAAGCTGGCCGCGGCCCGCGAGAGCGGCGACTTCGGTTCGATCGTCGGGCTGGAGAAGACCCTCGCCTTCAACCTGGGCGGGCACGTCAACCACTCGATCTTCTGGAAGAACCTGTCCCCGGAGGGTGGCGACAAGCCCGACGGTGAGCTGGCGGCCGCGATCGACGAGTCGTTCGGCTCGTTCGACGCGTTCCAGGCGCACTTCACCGCGGCGGCGACCACCATCCAGGGGTCCGGCTGGGCCATCCTCGGCTGGGACGCGCTGGGCGGCGGACTGCTGATCCACCAGCTGTACGACCAGCAGGGCCAGCTGCCGGCCGGCCAGATCCCGCTGGTGATGCTGGACATGTGGGAGCACGCCTTCTACCTGCAGTACAAGAACGTCAAGCCGGACTACGTCAAGGCGTGGTGGAACGTGGTGAACTGGGCCGACGCCCAGGCCCGCTTCGACGCCGCCCGCACCAACGCCGGCGGTCTGATCACCGTCGGTTAGTAGAAGTACCTGCAGCGTCCGGAGCACTCGCTCCGGACGCACCGCAGGTCGTCAGCGCTGGCCGCGGCCTGAGGCCAGTCTTTCGACTGCCTTCTCGATCCGGTTCCTGCGGGTCTCGGGCTTCTTCGCCTCTTCGATGCCCAGGACGAACCAGCGGCGCTGACTGTAGGAGAGGGTCTCGTAGAAGTCCTTCGCTGTGGAGTTGGCTGCCAGGGCCTCAGCGAAGTCAGCTGGTACGGCGACCTCCCGCGGCGCCGTGTCGAGTTCGAGCGTGATCTCGACCTCGTCGCCTCCCGCGACACCGGCGGCCGCGCGATTCTCCGCGCTGACGCCGACCATGAAGACCCCGCCCATCACCGCGACCGTACTGCGGTAGGTGTGGCTGCCGATGGTCACTCGTACGGCGGGCTTCTTGCCGGCGCCGAAGGACTCGACGATCTCCGGCGGCACCTCGAAGCCGACCTTCGTCGTCCCGATCAGGACGGTCCGGAACTTCATCCGAAGAACTCCTTCAGCGCGGCGGCCATCACGGCCGGGTCGACGTTGTGCTCCTGGCCGTCGAGCGTACGGTGACTCCCGTCGGACAGCCCGGCGACGACCGCCTGGTTCCCGTCGACCATCCACTGCCACGACGCGCCGCCGGTGAGCACCCGGGTCGGCACGCTCACCTTGCCGACGGCATCGACCGGTACCGAGTAGTCGCCCATCACCGTCGCGTCGTACGCAAGCGTGTGCGCGATCGCCTCCTGCGCCGGCCACCACGGCGAGGCCTTCGCCATCGCGACGAACTCCGGCGGCAGCCCCACGACCTCCGCCATGAAGTACTCCGCCGCCGCGTCCCGCCGGCCGGCCGCGACGAAGTCCCGGAAGATGTCGGCCGTGTTCGCCGGCGGCCGCGGCCGGCCGCCGTCCAGGATGTACGGCGGCTCCCAGAGCGCCAGGCGCGAGACGGGCCGCCCGGACGCCGTCGCGAGCAACGCCAGCGCCGCGCCGGACGACGTACCGTACAAGCAGGCCGATCCGCCGGCCGCCGCGAAGATCGCGTCGAGGTCCTCGAACTCCCGCTCGACGGCGTACTCGGCGGCGTCGCCGGAGTCGCCGCGGCCGCGGCGGTCGTAGTTGTAGACGGTGAAGTGCTCCGCCAGCAGCGCGGCCAGCGGCGCGTTCGACATCCGGTCGACCGAGCCGCCGCAGACCAGGACGACGGCGGGTCCCGCGCCGAGCCGGTCGTAGGCGATCGTCGTACCGTCGGCCGAGGTGACCTTGTCCATGGGTGTTCTCCTAGCGTTCAGGGGCCGCGATCCCGGCCTCACACCACTGCGTCGAACACCTCGGCCGTGGATCGACACCGCTGGGGAGAAAGTTTCAGCAGGCGGCAGCGCGGTCCAAGAGCAGCGCTCGTTCCCGCTCGTTACGGGTGAGTGAAGCGGCGCGCTCGAACTCCGCGCGCGCTTCGTCCAGCCGTCCGAGCTTGAACAGCAGATCGCCCCGGACGCTCGGCAGCAGGTGGTAGTCCTTCAGCGCCGGCTCCTCGAGCAGTGCGTCGACCGCGACCAGCCCGTTCTCCGGGCCGAACGCCATCGAGATCGCGACCGCGCGGTTCAACTCGACCACCGGCGAGGGCACGACAGCAGCCAGTACGGCGTACAGGCCTGCGATCCGCGCCCAATCGGTGTCGTCGGCCTCGGCCGCTCGCGCGTGACACGCGGCGATGGCGGCCTGCAGCAGGTACGGACCGGGCTCACCCTCCAGCGCCCAGGCGCGGTCGATGCTCTCGAGACCGCGGCGGATCAGCAGGCGATCCCAGCGGCGGCGGTCCTGGTCGAGCAGCAGCACCGGCTCGCCCGTCGGGCCGACCCGGGCCTTCGCGCGCGACGACTGCAGCTCCATCAGCGCGAGCAGGCCGTGCACCTCGGGCTCCTGCGGCATCAGCTGGGCGAGCAGGCGGCCGAGCCGGATCGCCTCGTTGCAGAGCGTCGGGCGCATCCAGTCGTCGCCCGCGGTCGCCGAGTAGCCCTCGTTGTAGATCAGGTAGACGACCTCGAGCACCGACCCGAGGCGACTCAGCAGCTCGTCCCCGGTCGGGACCTCGAAGCCGACCTCGGCCTTCGCGAGGTTCTTCTTCGCGCGGACGATCCGCTGCGCGATCGTTGCCTCGGGCGCCAGGAACGCGCGGGCGATCTCGTCGGTCTTCAGCCCACCGAGCAGCCTCAGCGTCAGGCTGACCCGCGCGTCGGTGGTGATCACCGGATGGCACGCGGTGAACACGAGCCGCAGGAGATCGTCCTCGATGGTGTCCTCGAGGATCGCCTGGACGTCGTCCTCGACCGAGTCCCCGTCGATCTCCAGCTCGTGCCCCATCTCGGCGAGCTTGCGCTGGTAGGTCTCCTTGCGCCGGATCAGGTCGATCGCCCGCCGCTTGGCGATCGCCATCAGCCAGGCGCCGGGATTCCTTGGGACGCCGGACTCCGGCCACTGCTCGAGCGCCGCGACCAGGGCGTCCTGTGCGAGTTCCTCGGCAAGGCCGACGTCGCGGACGATCCGCGCCACCCCGGCCACGATCCTGGCCGACTCGATCCGCCAGACCGCGTCGATCGCCCCGTGCGTGTCCGTCACCGTCACCCGACCGATAGAACAGCACACACGGGGTCAGAGCAAGCTGGTACGACGGGAGTGGGGGGATGGGGAGCCGGTACGACGGGGAGGCGGTTCGTGGCGAGGGCGCCCGCCGTACCAGCCGTCTCCGAACCGGCTCCCGCCCTGCCGGCCGTCTCTGTACCGGCTCCCGCCCTACCGGCCGTCTCTGGACCGGCCCCAGCCGTGCTACCGATCGGGCTCTCCGCCCCGGGGACCGCGGACCGGCAAACGCTGTACGTCGCCGGCCTGTGCCCGGGTGCCCCGCGTGACTCCCCCGGTGACTCCGCATCCCGGTCGGGTGGTCGGCGATGCCGCCGGGGCGGTCGGCAGAAGCCTCGCCAGGCGAGCGGTCGGCTTCCGGCCTGGACGCAGACCGGCACCCCTCCCCGTTGGCCGGACTCGCCGGCGGACTCGCCCTCCCCCCGGGTGCCCTCCCCGGTAACCCGCATCCCGGCTGGGGTGGTCGGCGACGCGGCCGGGGAGGTCGGCGGGGGTGAGGTCGCTGCGGCCGGGAAGTAGGTGGAGTAGGTCCGCGATGGATGGATGGCGGCGTGCCGGATCGGTGGCGGGTGGGCGCCGGGCGGGCGGATGGCGGCGGGTGCCGGATGCGTGGGCCGCGGGAGGGGTGGGCGGCGGGTGCCGCGTCCGGCTGAGGTCGGCGGCGATGCGGCCGGGAAGGTCGGCGGGGGTGAGGTCGCTGCGGCCGGGAAGTAGTTGGAGTAGGTCCGCGATGGATGGATGGATGGCGGCGTGCCGGATCGCCGGGCGGCAGCGGCGTGCGGCCGGCGGCGGCGGGCGGCCGGCGGCGGCGGGCGGCCGGCGGCGGCGGGCGTACCGGCGTACCGAGAAATCTTTGGGGGTGTGTCGATCTGGTAGTTAGCCGGTCGACGTGAGAGTAAGTGATCGACCGATGAGCGAGGGAGTGGGCAGCAGATGCGTTACATGATCATCAACAAGGCCGATGAGGCGACCGAGGCTGGGGTGCAGGTGAGTGACGAGGTCGCGGCGAACGTCGGGGCGCTGGTCGACGATCTGTCGAAGGCTGGTGTGCTGCTGGTGGCCGAGGGGGTGCACCGGAGTGCGCTGGGTGCTCGGGTGAAGGTGTCCAACGGCAAGCGGACCGTGACCGATGGGCCGTTCGCCGAGACCAAGGAGCTGATCGGCGGGATCATCGTCGTCGAGGTCCGCAACGCCGACGAGGCGATCGAGTGGGCCGCGCGGCTGGCCGAGGCGCTGGACCAGGAGGTCGAGGTCCGCCGGGTCGTCGACGAGGCCGACTTCGGCCCGGACTCCGACCTGTTCAACTGAAGGTCTGCCGGGCGCTCACCTGAGGACTCCCTTGGTCAACTCGTAGAGCCGCTGGGCGTCCGCGGGGTTGAACGTCCGCAGCGAAGGATCGACCGGCTTGTCGAGGGCTCGCAGGATCAGGCGCTCGGCGGGCTGGTCGTCCATCAAAGCGATGGTCCCGCGGATGCTCTCCTCGGGGGACTTCGCGAACACCTTCCCCAACGCACGAGCCACCGTCCGATGAGGCTGCGGCAAATGGTTGGTGCCGCTGTCGGTGTACCACGGCCGCAACTGCAGATACTTCGTCCGCCCGTCCGGATGGTTCTGCACGTAATGCACCCCCAGCAGATCATTCGCCCGCCCGGCGCTGACCATCGCCTTCACCATCCCGTACGACGCAGCGAACTGCGGATCTCCCCAGTTCACCGCCCCCTTCGTGATGCCGGTCGCACCGACGCTGACCACGAGCGGCATGTCACCGCGTTCGAGCAGACCGGTCAACCGATAGCTCAGGACGAACCGGCTCACGTAGTACAGCGAGAAGACCCCCTCGAACCCGTCGACCGTCTCGTACCGCTTCACGAACGGCATCAGCTGCGTCAGCACCAAACCGTCCAGCGCCTCGTGCCGCGCCTCGATCTCGGCGACGACCCGGTGGTTCTCCGCGACCGAACGCAGGTCCGCGCGTACGAAGCCGGCCCGCTCCCCCGCACCGAGCGCGGCCGCGTCGGCGAGGAACTGCTCGCCGCGCGCCGGCGTACTGCCGATCACCGTCACCCGGGCGCCCTGCCGCAGGTGGTACAGCGCGATCACCCGGCCCATCCCGGTCGTACCACCGGCCACCACGACGTTCTTCATCCCAGCCTCCGTCCCTAAGTCATCGATCGATGACTTACTTAGAGACTAAGCATCGCCGCGCTACCATGTCAACGATCGATGACTTGACCCACGGGAGGACCGGATGGCGCACAAACGCGATCGCGAGGCGACCCGCGCGCGGCTGCTGGACTGCGCTCGCGTCCGCTTCGCCAGAGACGGGTACGACGGCGCGAGCGTGCGCGACGTCGCCGGGGACGTCGGCGTCGACCCGGCACTGGTGTTCCGCTACTTCGGCTCGAAGTCGCAGCTGTTCACCGAGGCGATGGCCACCTCGAGCGAACCCGTCGTCCTGCCCGACGGCCCGCTCGACAAACTCCCCGCGAAGCTCCTGCGCGACCTCGTCTTCGAGGACTGGGCCGAGTACGCCGGCGAGCACCCGCTCATCGCGATGCTCCGCTCAGCCGGCCACGAGGACATGCGCGACCGCGTCCGCGAACAGGTCTGCAACGGCTATCTCGGCGTCCTGAAAGAGCTTGCCGACGGCAACGACGACGCCGACCTCCGCACCGAGCTGTTCGCGGCCTGGCTGCTCGGCATCGGCATCCTCCGCACCGCCGTCGGCACCCCCACCCTCACCAAGGCCACCGAGCAGGACCTGATGCCCCACCTGGCCACCGTCGGCGAGGCCCTCTTCGGCCGCCCGATCCCGGTCCCTGCCGAGGATTAAGGCGTCTCACCCGGCGGCTGATACGCGCAGGCGTCGCGAAGATCTTCGGTCGGACCGGCGGGCGGCGTGGTCGGCTGCCCCGGACGGTTGAGTTTGCCGGGAGGCGGTGTCGTCGGCGGGGCCTGCGTCGTGGTGACCGGCTCGTGGTCGAGGGCCTTCTCGATGGTTTCGCGCAGACCGTCGTAGTCGGGGTGCAGGTACTTCAGCTTCAGCTTCGACTGGTCCAGGGCGACGTTGGAGACCGTGCCCGACTTCACCCTCAGCGCGAGCTGGACGAGCGCCGGGAGGATCTCCTGCGGGATGTCGGTGCGGAGCAGGTTCTTGCCGGCCCGTGCGATCGCCTGGTACTTCGTGGCCAGGGTCTTCGGGTCGGCCGCGTCGACGATGCCCTTGATCGCGCAGCGCTGGCGGATCTGGCGCTGGTCGTCGTCGGCGCCGTACCGGCCGCGGGCGAACCACAGCGCCTTGAAGCCGTCCAGGTGCTGGTTCGGGCCGGGCTCGATCCACTGGCCGGGTGGAATGTGCGAGCTGCTGATGCCGCCCATCGCGACCCGCTCGTTGACGTTCACGGTGATGCCGCCGAGCGCGTCGACGATCTGGTCGAAGCCCTGCAGGTTGACCTGGAGGTAGTAGTCGATGGGCAGCCCGGTCGCCTCGCCGACGGACTGCTTGAGGACGTCGGCGCCCTCGTTGTCGGACGGGCCGAGGATGCCGGGGTGCGCCGCGGGGATGTTCTGGTACATCGCCGTCAGCATCCACTCCAGCCGGCCGGTCAGGCTGAGCCCTTCCTTGCCGAAACCGTTCGGGTAGATCTTGTGCAGCGGCGATTCCTTCGGGAACGGCATGAACATCAGCTGCCGCGGCAGCGAGATCAGCGCGGTGTCCCCGGTCTTGGTGTCGATGCTCGCGACGATCACGGTGTCGGTCCGGACGCCGATCCGTCCCTTGCCGTCGTCCCCGCCGAGCAGCAGGAGGTTGACCCGCGGCTTGTCCTCCCACGGGTCCTTCACGTTCACCGTCTGCGGCCGGGTCGCGCTCTTGCTCTCGCCCTGCGAGACGAACACGTTGGTGACCAGGTCGCGCTGCGCGAGCACACTCTGGACGCCGACCGCCGCCGGCGCGCTGATCGCGAAGCAGAGCAGCCCGACGAAGACCGCGCCGGCCGCCCGCCCGCCGGGCCCACCCGTTGCCGGGCGCAACAACCGGTGCGAGGCGACAACGACGATCACCCAGCCGAGGGCCAGCGCGCCGATCGCGATCGCGACCCCGACCAGCCGGTTCGGCACGACGCTGGACTGGACGACGTCGTCGCGGCGCCAGAACCCGACGTACAGGCCGAAGCCGATCAGCCCGAGGGTGAGCGTGAGCACGACCGCACCGATCCGGCGGCGTCCGCCGAGAATCAGCCCGCTTCCGGGCAGGAGGGCGCTGATCAGGGTCAGACCGAGTGATTGCGGCACGGTTCTGGCCCGGCTGTGCCGCCTGTCCGGCGTGCCGGTTCCTGTCCCCTCCGCGCGGGTGGCGCGTGAACGACGACCCATGGTTCCCCTGTCGATGCCCTGTGGCCTGGAAAGCCGGTACCCAGGCCGCACACTTGTCAGACGCTGGGCGGGATCGATCGGTTTACCTCGGTGGAAAGTCTACTCGTTCACGCGCCAATCGCGCCGGTTCTAGCGGGACAGGTTTCGGAACCTGCGGGCCGACAAAGGCAGGAAGACGACCACCATGAGTAGCGGCCAGATCACCGCTCCGGCCAGGGCGTGCTCACCGATCCACGACCCCGCCGATCCGCCCGGGTTGCCGAACAGCGCCCGGGCCGCGGTCGCCGTCGACGACATCGGGTTCCACTGCGCGACCGCGCCGAGCCAGTCCGGCATCGTCGAGGTGTTCACGAACGCGCTCGACAGGAACCCGATCGGCCAGATCGCCACCTGGATCACGGTCACCGACTGCGCGTTGCGGACCGACAACCCGATGAAGATCCCGACCCAGAGCAGCGCGAACCGGAGCAGCAGGAGCAGCCCGAACGCCGCCAGCGCCTCCAGCAGCGACCCGTGCCACCGCCAGCCGAGCGCGAGCCCGGTCGCGGCCAGCACGACCAGCGTGACCACCGAGTCGAGCATGTCCGCGATGCACCGGCCCAGGACGACCGCCGCCGAGCTCATCGGCAGCGACCGGAACCGGTCCGTCACCCCCTTCGCCGCGTCGGTCGTGATCGCGGTCATCGTGCCCTCCAGCCCGAAGAGCATCGACAGCGCGAAGATCCCCGGCACC
The Kribbella italica DNA segment above includes these coding regions:
- a CDS encoding MFS transporter, giving the protein MRVHIAICYGLTGVLNAVWGATLPATDARLDLGVGRLGVLLMALAVGALVAMPIAGRVADRWDGRRLLGWTLRAAAPAPLLVALAPSGEVLIAAAMGFGVLSGGLNVALSLQAVAVERALGRPVMGGMHGTWTLGAVLGGALATAGLRLGLGVQLVLVLFAGVLVVAGFAITRNLPTPADQHGADRHGAGADSGERPGGDPSAGARPGWQPSGDERQMGLVVGLGLVGAAAFLTEGAATDWAGVHATRVLGADPAVGSLVYTAFFVAMTVVRFVGDPVRARLGATATIRYAGATATAGYGLVLLSSVIETARVGTAMAGWILAGAGMAVVWPVVVSALGASGASGRRLSMVTTISYGGGLVGPALIGAVAGQAGLPVALLIPGVLAVVVAGAAPVVLARCLVAGDRAAEGGSRGGGSDAEGCDETGRPPAWVRGRSM
- a CDS encoding superoxide dismutase; translated protein: MTTYTLPELSYDYGALAPHIAGEIMELHHSKHHATYVKGLNDTLEKLAAARESGDFGSIVGLEKTLAFNLGGHVNHSIFWKNLSPEGGDKPDGELAAAIDESFGSFDAFQAHFTAAATTIQGSGWAILGWDALGGGLLIHQLYDQQGQLPAGQIPLVMLDMWEHAFYLQYKNVKPDYVKAWWNVVNWADAQARFDAARTNAGGLITVG
- a CDS encoding YdeI/OmpD-associated family protein, producing MKFRTVLIGTTKVGFEVPPEIVESFGAGKKPAVRVTIGSHTYRSTVAVMGGVFMVGVSAENRAAAGVAGGDEVEITLELDTAPREVAVPADFAEALAANSTAKDFYETLSYSQRRWFVLGIEEAKKPETRRNRIEKAVERLASGRGQR
- a CDS encoding alpha/beta fold hydrolase; this encodes MDKVTSADGTTIAYDRLGAGPAVVLVCGGSVDRMSNAPLAALLAEHFTVYNYDRRGRGDSGDAAEYAVEREFEDLDAIFAAAGGSACLYGTSSGAALALLATASGRPVSRLALWEPPYILDGGRPRPPANTADIFRDFVAAGRRDAAAEYFMAEVVGLPPEFVAMAKASPWWPAQEAIAHTLAYDATVMGDYSVPVDAVGKVSVPTRVLTGGASWQWMVDGNQAVVAGLSDGSHRTLDGQEHNVDPAVMAAALKEFFG
- a CDS encoding sigma-70 family RNA polymerase sigma factor, coding for MTVTDTHGAIDAVWRIESARIVAGVARIVRDVGLAEELAQDALVAALEQWPESGVPRNPGAWLMAIAKRRAIDLIRRKETYQRKLAEMGHELEIDGDSVEDDVQAILEDTIEDDLLRLVFTACHPVITTDARVSLTLRLLGGLKTDEIARAFLAPEATIAQRIVRAKKNLAKAEVGFEVPTGDELLSRLGSVLEVVYLIYNEGYSATAGDDWMRPTLCNEAIRLGRLLAQLMPQEPEVHGLLALMELQSSRAKARVGPTGEPVLLLDQDRRRWDRLLIRRGLESIDRAWALEGEPGPYLLQAAIAACHARAAEADDTDWARIAGLYAVLAAVVPSPVVELNRAVAISMAFGPENGLVAVDALLEEPALKDYHLLPSVRGDLLFKLGRLDEARAEFERAASLTRNERERALLLDRAAAC
- a CDS encoding YciI family protein produces the protein MRYMIINKADEATEAGVQVSDEVAANVGALVDDLSKAGVLLVAEGVHRSALGARVKVSNGKRTVTDGPFAETKELIGGIIVVEVRNADEAIEWAARLAEALDQEVEVRRVVDEADFGPDSDLFN
- a CDS encoding SDR family NAD(P)-dependent oxidoreductase; the encoded protein is MKNVVVAGGTTGMGRVIALYHLRQGARVTVIGSTPARGEQFLADAAALGAGERAGFVRADLRSVAENHRVVAEIEARHEALDGLVLTQLMPFVKRYETVDGFEGVFSLYYVSRFVLSYRLTGLLERGDMPLVVSVGATGITKGAVNWGDPQFAASYGMVKAMVSAGRANDLLGVHYVQNHPDGRTKYLQLRPWYTDSGTNHLPQPHRTVARALGKVFAKSPEESIRGTIALMDDQPAERLILRALDKPVDPSLRTFNPADAQRLYELTKGVLR
- a CDS encoding TetR/AcrR family transcriptional regulator is translated as MAHKRDREATRARLLDCARVRFARDGYDGASVRDVAGDVGVDPALVFRYFGSKSQLFTEAMATSSEPVVLPDGPLDKLPAKLLRDLVFEDWAEYAGEHPLIAMLRSAGHEDMRDRVREQVCNGYLGVLKELADGNDDADLRTELFAAWLLGIGILRTAVGTPTLTKATEQDLMPHLATVGEALFGRPIPVPAED
- a CDS encoding LCP family protein; amino-acid sequence: MPQSLGLTLISALLPGSGLILGGRRRIGAVVLTLTLGLIGFGLYVGFWRRDDVVQSSVVPNRLVGVAIAIGALALGWVIVVVASHRLLRPATGGPGGRAAGAVFVGLLCFAISAPAAVGVQSVLAQRDLVTNVFVSQGESKSATRPQTVNVKDPWEDKPRVNLLLLGGDDGKGRIGVRTDTVIVASIDTKTGDTALISLPRQLMFMPFPKESPLHKIYPNGFGKEGLSLTGRLEWMLTAMYQNIPAAHPGILGPSDNEGADVLKQSVGEATGLPIDYYLQVNLQGFDQIVDALGGITVNVNERVAMGGISSSHIPPGQWIEPGPNQHLDGFKALWFARGRYGADDDQRQIRQRCAIKGIVDAADPKTLATKYQAIARAGKNLLRTDIPQEILPALVQLALRVKSGTVSNVALDQSKLKLKYLHPDYDGLRETIEKALDHEPVTTTQAPPTTPPPGKLNRPGQPTTPPAGPTEDLRDACAYQPPGETP
- a CDS encoding ABC transporter permease; this encodes MRWALVDGWTIAQRTLLHWRMQPGLVIFGWLFPVLMLLMFGALLGGAMEMPGGTSYYELLVPGIFALSMLFGLEGTMTAITTDAAKGVTDRFRSLPMSSAAVVLGRCIADMLDSVVTLVVLAATGLALGWRWHGSLLEALAAFGLLLLLRFALLWVGIFIGLSVRNAQSVTVIQVAIWPIGFLSSAFVNTSTMPDWLGAVAQWNPMSSTATAARALFGNPGGSAGSWIGEHALAGAVIWPLLMVVVFLPLSARRFRNLSR